A genomic stretch from Candidatus Brocadiaceae bacterium includes:
- the ligA gene encoding NAD-dependent DNA ligase LigA — protein sequence MTTVTIKEKIEQLRRTIRYHDSKYYVENAPEITDYEYDTLFKELQSLEELHPDLVTSDSPTQRVGGKPVAQFSPVQHKIPMLSIDNTYSEEEIREFDKRIKRMAHIDTHQGIEYVVELKIDGVAITLWYERGLFIRGATRGNGFYGDDITVNLKTLCQIPLKLLPIHKKNTFPSVLEVRGEVYLPNREFQRLNEEREEEGIVPFANPRNAAAGSLKLLDPRITAQRHLQMFAYGIGYTEGIDLKTHIQCLERIQEFGLPTNPYTRLVKNIEEVIRYCNEWDKQRDKLDYMVDGMVIKINNLLLHKQLGATSKAPRWMISFKFQPEQAITKINKIVVQVGKTGTLTPVASLSPVLLAGTTVRRATLHNFDEIRRKDIRVGDSVVVQKAGEIIPQVVAVQKERRNGSETSFKEPTVCPECGAYVSKEDGMIYLRCHNPLCQAQAKRRIQYFAGRNAMDIEGLGPALIEQLVDSNLIKDYADIYALQYDELIDLERMGEKSASNLIHAIETSKHRDLDRLICALGIHNVGSHIAEVLAEHFDNLDMLANATFDTLEKIREIGPVVAKNVVEFFQDTHSKEIIDKLKGRGVNTQKQRTQTPVKNKNISGKSFVLTGTLQKYSRSEAETIIKNLGGQVSSSVSKKTDYVVVGESPGTKLEKAGKLHITVIDEKSFEALLGLDRKGIGQ from the coding sequence ATGACGACCGTTACTATAAAAGAAAAAATTGAACAGCTGAGAAGGACCATACGGTACCATGACAGCAAGTACTATGTGGAAAATGCCCCCGAAATTACCGACTATGAATATGACACATTATTCAAGGAATTACAATCTCTCGAAGAACTGCATCCTGATCTTGTTACATCGGATTCTCCCACACAGAGAGTAGGTGGTAAACCCGTTGCTCAATTTTCTCCTGTGCAACACAAAATTCCGATGCTGAGTATCGACAACACCTATTCTGAAGAAGAGATAAGGGAATTTGACAAACGTATAAAGCGTATGGCTCACATTGATACACATCAGGGAATTGAATATGTTGTGGAATTGAAGATCGACGGAGTGGCTATTACCCTTTGGTATGAAAGGGGTTTGTTCATACGAGGCGCTACTCGCGGAAATGGCTTTTATGGAGATGATATAACGGTCAATCTCAAAACACTCTGTCAAATTCCCTTGAAATTACTGCCGATACACAAAAAAAATACCTTTCCGTCAGTTCTGGAAGTCCGAGGAGAAGTTTATCTGCCTAACAGGGAGTTTCAAAGGCTCAATGAAGAAAGAGAAGAAGAGGGGATTGTACCATTTGCGAATCCCAGAAATGCCGCGGCAGGTTCATTGAAACTGCTCGACCCGAGAATTACAGCACAAAGGCATTTACAAATGTTTGCGTATGGAATCGGCTACACCGAAGGAATTGATCTTAAAACTCATATTCAATGCCTGGAACGTATTCAGGAATTTGGATTGCCCACAAATCCTTATACCCGCTTAGTCAAAAATATTGAAGAAGTCATTCGTTATTGCAATGAATGGGACAAGCAACGTGACAAACTGGATTATATGGTGGATGGAATGGTTATAAAGATAAACAATCTTTTGCTTCATAAACAGCTTGGGGCTACGAGCAAGGCGCCTCGGTGGATGATATCATTTAAATTCCAACCGGAACAGGCAATTACAAAGATCAATAAAATTGTCGTACAGGTAGGAAAGACCGGCACGCTCACACCGGTAGCGAGTCTTTCCCCTGTATTGCTTGCCGGAACCACCGTTCGCCGGGCCACACTTCATAACTTTGATGAAATCAGGAGGAAAGACATACGGGTAGGAGATTCTGTGGTAGTGCAAAAGGCAGGTGAGATTATTCCACAAGTTGTAGCGGTTCAAAAAGAAAGAAGAAATGGCTCTGAGACCTCTTTTAAAGAGCCAACCGTTTGCCCTGAATGTGGGGCATACGTAAGCAAGGAAGATGGGATGATATATTTACGTTGCCATAATCCTCTCTGTCAGGCCCAGGCAAAAAGGCGCATACAATACTTTGCCGGCAGAAACGCCATGGATATTGAAGGTCTTGGGCCTGCGCTTATCGAGCAACTGGTTGATAGTAATTTAATAAAAGATTACGCAGATATTTATGCTCTTCAATATGATGAATTGATTGATCTGGAGCGAATGGGTGAAAAGTCGGCATCAAACCTGATCCATGCCATAGAGACAAGTAAGCATCGAGACTTAGACCGGCTTATTTGTGCTTTGGGAATTCACAATGTTGGTTCCCACATTGCGGAGGTCCTTGCGGAACATTTTGACAACCTGGATATGCTGGCAAACGCAACCTTTGACACATTGGAAAAAATCCGCGAAATTGGACCTGTTGTTGCAAAAAATGTTGTTGAGTTTTTTCAAGATACGCATTCGAAGGAAATTATAGACAAACTCAAGGGTCGAGGTGTAAATACACAAAAGCAAAGGACTCAAACACCCGTGAAAAATAAAAATATTTCAGGCAAATCTTTTGTTCTTACCGGTACATTGCAAAAATATTCACGCAGTGAAGCGGAAACAATTATTAAAAATCTTGGTGGGCAAGTTTCTTCGAGCGTGAGTAAAAAAACGGATTATGTTGTTGTCGGTGAATCTCCCGGAACCAAATTAGAAAAAGCTGGAAAGTTACATATCACGGTCATTGACGAAAAGTCATTTGAAGCGCTCCTGGGACTCGACAGAAAAGGCATCGGACAGTGA
- a CDS encoding small basic protein produces MSVDKSLKTKGKLTRPRNVFTRVERISILKEEGRWSPADSVFGIPKVKTGKVKIRKKSAKKAEAEASAEKTAKK; encoded by the coding sequence ATGAGCGTTGACAAAAGTTTGAAGACAAAGGGTAAATTAACAAGGCCCAGAAATGTATTCACCAGGGTCGAACGTATTTCGATTCTTAAAGAAGAGGGAAGGTGGTCTCCTGCGGATTCTGTTTTTGGAATCCCAAAGGTGAAAACGGGCAAGGTAAAGATACGGAAGAAATCAGCAAAAAAAGCTGAAGCAGAGGCTTCTGCAGAAAAGACAGCAAAGAAATAA
- a CDS encoding pyridoxal phosphate-dependent aminotransferase: MISHRMSKIDSSGIRKVFDLAQKIKNPVNLSIGQPDFDVPEEIKSEAVKAIHAGANKYTVTQGIPELREALAKRLQSERKVTPESIMITSGVSGALMLALMALVNPEDEVIIPDPAFVSYKHLTNFCEGKPVFVDTYPDFKLNASKIQPLITKKTKLLIINSPANPTGAMCTTQELKEIVELAQKHNIFVISDEIYHDYDYNNEFDSIARYFENTLIIDGFSKSFAMTGWRLGYAAGPSFIINEMIKLQQYTFVCAPSFAQYAVSKSKETDLNTYITSYKKKRDVMYEGLKDNYQIVHPGGAFYFFPQVPWGTDEEFVTAAIQKNLLIIPGSVFSERHSHFRLSFAASEETILQGIDILNSLANR, from the coding sequence ATGATTTCTCACAGGATGTCCAAAATAGACTCCTCCGGAATCAGAAAGGTTTTTGACTTAGCGCAAAAAATCAAAAATCCGGTGAACCTCAGCATAGGCCAGCCGGATTTTGACGTTCCTGAGGAAATAAAATCTGAGGCCGTTAAGGCAATTCATGCCGGCGCAAACAAATACACCGTAACCCAGGGCATACCCGAACTCCGGGAGGCATTGGCCAAGCGGCTTCAGAGCGAACGCAAAGTAACTCCGGAAAGTATTATGATTACCTCCGGTGTTTCAGGCGCTTTGATGTTGGCCCTTATGGCGCTGGTCAATCCTGAAGACGAAGTTATCATTCCAGACCCTGCCTTTGTCAGCTACAAACATTTAACCAATTTTTGTGAAGGCAAACCTGTGTTCGTGGATACTTATCCTGACTTTAAATTGAATGCATCAAAAATCCAACCTCTTATCACGAAAAAAACAAAGTTGCTGATCATCAACAGCCCTGCTAATCCGACAGGGGCAATGTGCACAACCCAGGAACTCAAAGAAATTGTAGAACTGGCGCAAAAACACAATATTTTTGTTATCTCAGATGAGATATATCATGATTATGATTATAATAACGAATTCGATAGCATTGCTCGATATTTTGAAAACACACTTATCATAGATGGTTTTTCCAAATCGTTTGCTATGACGGGGTGGCGTCTTGGTTATGCGGCAGGTCCTTCATTTATCATAAATGAGATGATAAAATTGCAGCAATATACCTTTGTTTGCGCGCCCTCATTTGCGCAATATGCGGTGTCAAAATCAAAGGAAACAGATTTGAATACCTATATCACAAGCTATAAAAAGAAGAGAGATGTAATGTATGAGGGGCTAAAGGATAACTATCAAATAGTACATCCGGGCGGGGCATTTTACTTTTTTCCTCAGGTACCCTGGGGAACCGATGAAGAATTTGTTACAGCCGCCATTCAGAAAAATCTACTCATTATTCCAGGCAGTGTTTTCTCGGAACGCCATTCCCACTTCAGACTCTCTTTTGCCGCATCAGAAGAAACCATTTTACAAGGAATAGATATCCTAAACAGTCTTGCAAACCGCTAG
- a CDS encoding twin-arginine translocase TatA/TatE family subunit — translation MFGMPGGWEWIIILIVAILIFGKRLPEVMKSMGKGIVEFKKGIKGVEDEVENASTSQNAQKKIDSEKDTTKTG, via the coding sequence ATGTTTGGTATGCCAGGTGGCTGGGAATGGATTATTATTCTTATTGTGGCAATTCTTATTTTTGGCAAAAGGCTCCCCGAAGTAATGAAATCTATGGGTAAAGGCATTGTTGAATTTAAGAAAGGTATCAAAGGGGTTGAGGATGAAGTAGAAAACGCCAGCACTTCTCAAAATGCACAAAAGAAAATAGATTCAGAGAAGGATACCACCAAAACCGGGTAA
- a CDS encoding RluA family pseudouridine synthase — protein MQQVARQSKEVTFHIKRLSESKRIDKFLVSRLPDYSRTCIQKLIKEGAVLVHGHVTKSSYDIQKGDIISAQVPVIEEQKIVPEDIPLNIVYEDDYLMVINKPHDMVVHPAGIHPSGTLVNALAFHCQNLSQVNGPLKAGIVHRLDRDTSGIMLVIKSDAVHSHIAMQFEKRYIKKEYVAVVEGNILLDSDEINLPIGRHKADGLKRTIRRDAGKNALTVYEVLERFRGYTLVKLLPKTGRTHQIRVHMQSLGHPVVADFMYSNRDACYLSDLQQEERKPGEMPIIERQALHAKRIRFFHPILNKEMEFQADNPHDITVLIENLREFRPCRN, from the coding sequence ATGCAACAGGTAGCTCGGCAATCAAAAGAAGTCACCTTTCACATAAAGAGATTATCTGAAAGCAAACGAATCGATAAGTTTCTTGTCTCGCGCCTTCCTGATTATTCAAGAACTTGCATTCAGAAATTGATAAAGGAAGGGGCGGTACTGGTTCATGGGCATGTGACGAAAAGCAGTTATGATATACAAAAAGGCGATATTATATCTGCCCAAGTACCTGTCATTGAAGAGCAAAAAATTGTTCCGGAGGATATTCCTCTCAATATTGTCTATGAAGACGATTATTTGATGGTTATTAATAAACCTCATGATATGGTGGTTCATCCCGCGGGAATCCATCCTTCAGGGACCCTGGTAAATGCATTGGCATTCCATTGTCAGAATCTTTCCCAGGTTAACGGGCCATTAAAAGCGGGCATCGTGCATCGGCTTGACAGGGATACCAGTGGAATTATGCTTGTGATAAAAAGCGACGCCGTTCATTCCCATATTGCCATGCAATTTGAAAAAAGGTATATAAAAAAAGAATACGTAGCTGTAGTAGAGGGTAATATTTTACTGGATTCCGATGAAATTAATCTTCCGATCGGAAGACACAAAGCGGATGGATTAAAAAGGACTATAAGGCGTGATGCAGGCAAAAATGCACTGACTGTTTATGAGGTTCTTGAGCGTTTTCGGGGTTATACCCTGGTAAAATTACTGCCAAAGACGGGCCGCACACATCAAATTCGTGTTCACATGCAGTCTTTGGGTCATCCTGTCGTTGCAGATTTTATGTACAGCAATCGTGATGCTTGCTATCTTTCCGATTTGCAACAGGAAGAAAGAAAACCGGGAGAAATGCCTATTATCGAAAGACAGGCACTTCATGCAAAAAGGATTCGGTTTTTCCATCCTATCTTGAATAAAGAGATGGAATTTCAAGCTGATAACCCGCATGATATCACCGTTCTGATAGAAAATCTAAGGGAATTCAGGCCTTGCAGAAATTAA
- a CDS encoding tetratricopeptide repeat protein encodes MINESTVRILKTLDKYKIFIGIGVGVAIALGVGGSLLVKGKTLKSETAWQSIWKIQNDLSTANRQRGQDEKTRNEILTSAANTLEYMKENTSAGVMPWLLLQLGNIYFDLKNYDGAIDEYNDFLGRYGSHPMTPVVKQSLGYAYEEKGRFQDAVKQFDGGSLSNDNSLSAQKGWDAGRCYEKLGQTDDAIRTYTSAVEISPDSIWATMAQYRLSVIQ; translated from the coding sequence ATGATAAATGAATCAACGGTACGTATACTAAAAACGTTAGATAAATATAAAATTTTCATTGGTATAGGAGTAGGAGTGGCCATTGCTTTGGGTGTTGGAGGTTCTCTTCTTGTTAAAGGGAAAACCTTGAAATCAGAAACTGCATGGCAAAGTATCTGGAAAATACAAAATGATCTTTCTACGGCGAACCGGCAACGAGGCCAGGATGAGAAAACAAGGAATGAGATATTAACCTCGGCGGCAAATACATTGGAGTATATGAAAGAAAATACTTCCGCCGGCGTTATGCCTTGGTTGTTATTGCAATTGGGTAACATTTATTTTGACCTGAAGAATTATGATGGGGCAATTGATGAATACAATGACTTTCTCGGCAGATACGGCAGCCATCCCATGACTCCTGTTGTAAAACAGTCTTTGGGGTATGCCTATGAAGAAAAAGGGCGTTTCCAGGATGCGGTAAAGCAATTTGATGGTGGTTCTCTGTCAAACGATAACTCCTTGTCCGCACAAAAGGGGTGGGATGCAGGGCGTTGTTATGAGAAGCTTGGCCAAACAGATGATGCGATCCGTACATATACCAGCGCAGTAGAAATCTCTCCGGATAGTATCTGGGCAACAATGGCACAGTATCGATTGTCTGTGATTCAATAA
- a CDS encoding histidinol phosphate phosphatase domain-containing protein, translating into MIDLHTHTLFSDGVLLPAELARRCEAKGFRGLVITDHVDYSNIDFVLPNVLKACREISSVSEMKVYAGVELTHVRPEHIEAMVKRARDIGAFIVLVHGETITEPVLQGTNRAAIEAGADILVHPGLITEAEATLAKKKGVRLEISGRKGHAYANGHVARMAKKVGAKLVFGSDSHAPGDLLDRNLAACIARGAGLEDKDVEQLFEEGASLLGL; encoded by the coding sequence ATGATTGATTTGCATACACACACGCTTTTTTCTGATGGAGTGCTTTTGCCTGCGGAGCTAGCGAGGCGTTGTGAAGCAAAAGGTTTTCGGGGATTAGTAATAACAGATCACGTTGACTATTCTAACATTGATTTTGTATTACCCAATGTGTTAAAGGCTTGCAGGGAAATATCCTCTGTCTCAGAGATGAAGGTATACGCGGGAGTCGAACTGACTCATGTCCGCCCGGAGCATATAGAAGCAATGGTAAAACGGGCGAGAGATATTGGTGCGTTTATTGTGCTGGTCCATGGTGAAACAATTACGGAGCCCGTGTTGCAGGGAACGAATAGAGCAGCAATAGAAGCTGGCGCTGATATTCTTGTGCACCCTGGCCTTATAACAGAAGCAGAGGCAACGCTGGCAAAAAAGAAAGGTGTCAGACTTGAGATTTCCGGTAGAAAGGGACATGCATATGCAAATGGACATGTTGCCAGAATGGCAAAAAAGGTTGGTGCTAAATTGGTGTTTGGATCGGACTCCCATGCGCCAGGCGATTTGCTGGATCGCAATCTTGCAGCATGTATTGCCCGCGGGGCGGGTTTAGAAGATAAAGACGTAGAGCAGCTTTTTGAAGAAGGGGCATCTTTACTGGGTTTATGA
- a CDS encoding tetratricopeptide repeat protein → MPFISALRPILFFYCLCAFFVAGCGVQDPDIYNRRGVSFDNQGKLDEAIKYYKKALRLDPNNRTAHHNLAVAYHKKELFNDAIEEYKIVLELYPNDPETLYNVGAIYAKNNMHDSAILAWRKAVGLNPDFTEAHYALGLTYAQEKRFNEAITEYLCVLEKNPGDAGLRNNLGVAYIETGAFDKAIEALRMSLKIDPKKAMTHKNLAVAYQQKGLEENANMELKIYEELTLRKKN, encoded by the coding sequence ATGCCTTTTATTTCTGCCTTACGACCTATTTTATTCTTCTATTGTTTGTGCGCTTTTTTTGTAGCGGGTTGTGGGGTGCAAGATCCAGATATTTATAATCGCCGGGGGGTTTCATTTGACAACCAAGGGAAGCTGGATGAGGCGATAAAATACTATAAAAAGGCACTTCGATTAGACCCTAACAACAGAACAGCACATCACAATCTCGCTGTTGCTTACCACAAAAAAGAGTTATTTAACGACGCAATAGAAGAGTATAAAATCGTGTTAGAACTCTACCCGAACGATCCGGAAACCCTGTACAATGTTGGCGCCATATATGCAAAAAACAACATGCATGACTCTGCTATTCTTGCCTGGAGAAAGGCCGTCGGACTAAATCCTGATTTTACGGAAGCTCATTATGCTTTAGGACTTACCTATGCACAAGAGAAACGGTTTAACGAGGCAATAACAGAGTATCTTTGTGTCCTTGAAAAAAACCCTGGAGATGCCGGCCTCCGTAACAATCTTGGTGTTGCTTATATTGAAACAGGTGCCTTTGATAAGGCTATTGAGGCGCTCAGGATGTCTCTAAAGATTGATCCAAAAAAAGCGATGACACATAAAAATCTAGCGGTTGCCTATCAGCAAAAAGGACTTGAAGAAAATGCGAACATGGAACTCAAAATTTACGAGGAACTCACCCTCCGAAAGAAAAATTAA
- the yidD gene encoding membrane protein insertion efficiency factor YidD yields MLPSCRYEPTCSQYMINAIKEKGVSRGFYLGVLRIIRCHPFGGSGYDPVK; encoded by the coding sequence ATGCTTCCTTCTTGCAGATACGAGCCTACCTGCTCACAGTATATGATCAATGCAATCAAGGAAAAGGGTGTTTCACGGGGTTTCTATCTTGGGGTTTTGCGTATAATAAGATGTCACCCCTTTGGCGGCTCAGGATATGATCCGGTAAAATAA
- the rnpA gene encoding ribonuclease P protein component, whose translation MNFQFTKKERMALKKDFERVFREGKVFKDAFTVFYVRPNEYQHSRFGLVVSKKIGNAVRRNRAKRLLREACRLHKHLLISHFDIIILPRYPFSRYLKLSDFEDNLKRLFRQISEELSKNE comes from the coding sequence ATGAATTTTCAATTTACAAAGAAAGAACGAATGGCTTTGAAGAAAGACTTTGAAAGGGTTTTTCGAGAGGGCAAGGTATTCAAAGATGCTTTTACTGTTTTCTATGTAAGACCAAATGAATATCAACATTCTCGTTTTGGATTGGTGGTAAGTAAAAAAATTGGCAATGCCGTTCGGCGTAATCGTGCAAAACGATTGCTGAGGGAGGCTTGCAGATTACATAAGCACTTATTGATTTCGCATTTCGATATTATCATACTTCCACGATATCCTTTTTCCCGCTATCTCAAACTGTCAGATTTTGAGGATAACCTAAAAAGATTATTCCGGCAAATCAGCGAGGAACTGTCAAAAAATGAATAA